The following coding sequences are from one Phycisphaerae bacterium window:
- the rsmH gene encoding 16S rRNA (cytosine(1402)-N(4))-methyltransferase RsmH — translation MPSNEPGKRPHPYRRRARYSGTHPRRFEDRYKELNPQDYPGIHEHVRGRGHTPAGTHVPVMVDEVMACLRPMPGEVVADCTVGFGGHAREFLKRIGPNGRLLAFDVDERELERTRQRLADAGFVNNVRFHRSNFAGIGKTLMMEQLDGYDVIFADLGVSSMQVDDPSRGFSYKHDGPLDMRMDQRIPRSAADWLSDLSEEELVAILRDLADEPDAEPIARQIIECGTVEPIKRTGQLVQIIFKAKRLTRRRWRERAARDQRELHPAARVFQALRILVNDELSSLRHLLRIAPSCLRPGGRIGIISFHNGEDRLVARSFREGLQSGAYASAADEAIRPGRQERYDNPRCASAMLRWAQTPHVRS, via the coding sequence ATGCCAAGCAACGAACCCGGCAAGAGGCCGCATCCTTATCGTCGGCGAGCGCGCTATTCCGGCACTCATCCCCGCCGGTTCGAGGATCGCTACAAGGAACTGAACCCGCAGGACTATCCAGGAATCCACGAGCATGTGCGGGGTCGGGGGCACACGCCGGCCGGAACGCACGTCCCGGTCATGGTCGACGAAGTCATGGCCTGCCTGCGACCAATGCCGGGGGAGGTCGTCGCCGACTGCACGGTCGGCTTCGGCGGCCACGCGAGGGAGTTCCTCAAGCGGATCGGGCCGAACGGCCGGCTGCTGGCGTTCGACGTGGACGAGCGGGAACTCGAGCGAACCCGGCAGCGTCTCGCGGACGCCGGCTTCGTGAACAACGTCCGCTTTCACCGCAGCAATTTCGCCGGCATCGGCAAGACCCTGATGATGGAACAACTCGACGGCTACGACGTGATCTTTGCGGATCTGGGCGTCTCCAGCATGCAGGTCGACGACCCGTCCCGGGGCTTCAGCTATAAGCACGACGGGCCGCTCGACATGCGGATGGACCAGCGCATCCCGCGCTCCGCCGCCGACTGGTTAAGCGATCTCTCCGAGGAAGAGCTGGTTGCCATACTGCGCGATCTGGCCGACGAACCCGATGCCGAACCAATCGCCCGGCAAATCATCGAGTGCGGGACAGTCGAACCAATCAAGCGAACAGGCCAACTGGTCCAGATCATCTTCAAGGCGAAGCGGCTTACCCGCCGACGGTGGCGCGAACGTGCGGCCAGGGACCAGCGCGAGCTTCATCCGGCCGCGCGGGTCTTCCAGGCCCTGCGGATCCTGGTCAACGACGAGCTGAGCAGCCTGCGGCACCTGCTTCGCATCGCGCCTTCCTGTCTGCGGCCAGGCGGTCGCATTGGCATCATCAGCTTCCACAATGGCGAGGACCGACTCGTTGCCAGATCATTCCGCGAGGGATTACAGTCCGGCGCGTATGCGTCGGCCGCTGATGAGGCCATCCGCCCGGGACGTCAGGAACGGTACGACAATCCCCGTTGCGCCTCGGCCATGCTCCGATGGGCCCAGACCCCGCACGTGCGTTCATAG
- a CDS encoding DUF1080 domain-containing protein encodes MIRTLTAFLSILVILSSGCSTGRRLFNGKDTSGWVEVGSQGAWTAETGNVCPTRGPALKCSGRNIGYAWLSTDREYGDFELTLEWRINPGGNTGVFCRVPDRDGRASMKGFEVQARDDRNDKDLTDVSGAIFNRIAAAGRFARPPGQWNRLKIICMGRRLRVELNGHVTVDADMDSVPAKGNDPPMRNVPDAGYIGLQNHGTPAEFRDIRIRELR; translated from the coding sequence ATGATCCGTACGCTGACCGCGTTCTTGTCGATCCTCGTCATCTTGTCTTCCGGCTGCAGTACCGGAAGACGGCTGTTCAACGGCAAAGACACCTCCGGATGGGTTGAGGTCGGCAGCCAAGGTGCTTGGACGGCCGAGACCGGAAACGTGTGCCCCACGCGAGGTCCGGCCCTCAAATGCAGCGGCCGGAACATCGGCTACGCCTGGCTGAGCACCGACCGAGAATACGGAGACTTCGAGTTGACCCTCGAGTGGCGGATCAACCCCGGGGGCAACACCGGCGTGTTCTGCCGAGTCCCCGATCGCGACGGCCGCGCCAGCATGAAGGGCTTTGAGGTCCAGGCCCGCGACGACCGCAACGACAAGGACCTCACCGACGTCAGCGGCGCCATATTCAATCGCATCGCCGCCGCTGGCAGGTTCGCCAGGCCGCCCGGCCAGTGGAACCGCCTTAAAATCATCTGCATGGGCCGCCGTCTTCGGGTGGAACTCAACGGCCACGTCACGGTGGATGCCGACATGGACAGTGTTCCGGCCAAGGGCAACGACCCACCGATGAGAAACGTGCCTGACGCGGGATATATTGGCCTGCAGAACCACGGTACCCCGGCCGAGTTCCGCGACATCCGAATCCGAGAGCTTCGGTGA
- a CDS encoding gamma carbonic anhydrase family protein, which yields MSLHEIERIGEVYVARSAIIVGDVTLGEGCNIWHHVVLRGDVAPIRLGKRVNVQDGSVLHCNHDIPLEIADDVAIGHLACVHCKRVGPNTLIATRATVLDNCEIGQDCMIGAGAVVPPGTVIPDGSVALGMPAKVIRPIKDRDREYIRRVLTYYQDLARRHAEGEFKSFTSEETGKTASEAGPGRRESRRTFHSRESPGA from the coding sequence GTGAGCCTGCACGAGATCGAGCGAATCGGCGAGGTATATGTGGCCCGCAGCGCGATCATCGTCGGCGATGTCACGCTCGGCGAGGGCTGCAACATCTGGCACCACGTTGTGCTGCGCGGCGATGTGGCCCCGATCCGGCTGGGCAAGCGCGTCAACGTGCAGGACGGCTCAGTGTTGCACTGTAATCACGACATCCCTCTGGAGATCGCCGATGACGTGGCCATTGGTCACCTGGCGTGTGTCCACTGCAAACGCGTCGGTCCCAATACGCTCATCGCCACGCGGGCGACGGTGCTCGACAATTGCGAAATCGGTCAGGATTGCATGATCGGCGCGGGGGCGGTGGTTCCCCCCGGCACGGTCATCCCCGACGGCTCCGTCGCCCTGGGCATGCCGGCCAAAGTCATCCGCCCGATCAAGGATCGAGACCGCGAGTACATCCGCCGCGTCCTGACCTATTACCAGGACCTTGCCCGCCGCCATGCAGAGGGCGAATTCAAATCGTTCACGTCCGAGGAAACCGGAAAAACGGCCTCGGAAGCAGGGCCCGGAAGACGCGAGTCACGTCGCACGTTCCACAGCAGAGAGAGTCCGGGAGCGTAG